A genomic window from Gemmatimonadaceae bacterium includes:
- a CDS encoding amidohydrolase family protein, protein MHRSILGAVALLAASASVAAAQVRMTVPPQSQPVVLRGATIHTVSNGTIENGSIVLDRGVIVAIGQTVEVPRGARVVDVTGKHIYPGLIDAYSTVGITEIGAVDVSNDINEIGDFNPNVRAEVAVNAESRHIGTTRSAGVLVAVTTPGGGVISGLSSAMSLEGWTWEEMSLEGAAALNVNWPDPIARPRRFFGGPGGPNAGARPAPKTYAEQVQEIRDFFAEARAYRDAKAANQQMRTDSRYAAMIPALDGKIPVVISADGVAQINDAITWGKQEGLRIVIRGGRDAIHVADRLKAENVPVILTSTMAAPNRDYEGYDGAYSTPARLHAAGVKFAIAGGAGGLYSNRLPWEAGVAVAFGLPEEEALKSVTINAAEMLGVSDRVGSLEVGKQATLLITTGTPLDMTSNIEQAYIQGREIDMNDIQKHFFQKYLEKIKQQQGNVAM, encoded by the coding sequence ATGCATCGTAGCATCCTCGGTGCCGTCGCCCTGCTTGCGGCGAGCGCCTCCGTGGCCGCGGCGCAGGTGCGGATGACGGTCCCGCCGCAGTCGCAGCCGGTCGTGCTGCGCGGGGCGACGATCCACACCGTGTCCAACGGCACGATCGAGAACGGCAGCATCGTCCTCGACCGCGGCGTCATCGTCGCCATCGGCCAGACCGTCGAGGTGCCCCGCGGCGCCCGCGTCGTGGACGTCACGGGCAAGCACATCTACCCCGGCCTCATCGATGCCTACAGCACCGTCGGCATCACGGAAATCGGCGCGGTGGACGTGTCGAACGACATCAACGAGATCGGCGACTTCAACCCGAACGTGCGCGCCGAGGTGGCGGTGAACGCGGAGAGCCGGCACATCGGCACGACGCGCTCGGCCGGCGTGCTCGTCGCAGTCACGACGCCCGGCGGCGGCGTGATCTCGGGTCTCTCCTCGGCGATGTCGCTCGAGGGCTGGACTTGGGAGGAGATGTCGCTGGAAGGCGCGGCCGCGCTGAACGTGAACTGGCCCGACCCGATCGCCCGTCCGCGTCGGTTCTTCGGCGGCCCCGGCGGCCCGAACGCCGGCGCCCGCCCGGCGCCGAAGACCTACGCCGAGCAGGTGCAGGAGATCCGCGACTTCTTCGCCGAGGCGCGTGCCTACCGCGACGCCAAGGCGGCCAACCAGCAGATGCGCACGGACTCGCGCTACGCGGCGATGATCCCGGCGCTCGACGGCAAGATTCCTGTCGTCATCTCGGCCGACGGCGTGGCGCAGATCAACGATGCCATCACGTGGGGCAAGCAGGAAGGCCTGCGCATCGTCATCCGTGGCGGGCGCGACGCCATCCACGTGGCCGACCGCCTGAAGGCGGAGAACGTGCCGGTGATCCTGACGTCTACGATGGCGGCCCCGAACCGTGACTACGAGGGCTACGACGGCGCGTACAGCACGCCGGCCCGCCTGCACGCGGCGGGTGTGAAGTTCGCCATCGCCGGCGGTGCCGGCGGCCTCTACAGCAACCGCCTGCCTTGGGAAGCCGGGGTCGCGGTGGCCTTCGGCCTGCCGGAGGAGGAGGCGCTGAAGTCGGTGACGATCAACGCCGCCGAGATGCTTGGCGTGAGCGATCGCGTGGGCTCGCTGGAAGTGGGCAAGCAGGCGACGCTGCTGATCACGACGGGTACGCCGCTGGATATGACGTCGAACATCGAGCAGGCGTACATCCAGGGTCGTGAGATCGATATGAACGACATCCAGAAGCACTTCTTCCAGAAGTACCTGGAGAAGATCAAGCAGCAGCAGGGGAACGTGGCGATGTAG
- a CDS encoding amidohydrolase family protein, with product MIRSLVGVGLLMAGALHAQQTSRTEPVTALRDNSSGFHALVGARVVTAPGQVLQNATIVIRNGLIVSVGANAQAPAGARVWDLKGQTVYPGFIDAHADLGVGEVPEGGDVGPTHWNPQVRAWYSTASTFRDDSTRRRSLRSLGFGTALAVPKQGIFRGKASVVNLSDAGVRERVLRADLVQSVGFQRSFTLGGSYPNSAMGTIALMKQTWMDAEWYIRAWAAYERSGRAILPPETSEALAALRGSVQGQQPVLFQTGSEEEYLRAQAIATEFKLVPWYRGSGEEYRLLDVLRGRSQPLIIPLNFPDAPEVGSPESALNVSLGQLRHWYLAPTNAAQLASAGVPFAITTDGLSSLNQFLPNLRIAVARGLTPDRALAALTTVPAGWLGIERTHGTITAGKVANLVVTDGDLFTEESSIRDVWVQGTRYGVTRAPQIDPRGTWNIVTDDAAGFPATLRLEGPLNRVRGNIELPNRRPINLTAARIIAETGRIEATFDGEPLGYQGTILLTGSVRGEEFFGWMSLPNGADPAYRGTRTETVEDAARGTVASRVPQLELPWLRPSMEYGRATPPEQPANLIIRNATIWTQGPQGRLENADLLVRAGKVVQVGQRLTAPRGAVEIDATGKHVTPGLIDPHTHTGVSSVNESGFAIVPEVDMGDVLTHNNVWMYRQLAGGLTTQMVKHGSANPIGGENVFVKNRWGSLPDQLRFENAPRTVKFALGENPKRSPNRYPNTRMGVQEIIRDHFLAARDYKAEWDRWNADRTKAGIPPRRDLRMEALVDILEQRLLVSSHGYRADEFLALVRLAEEFGFRVQTLQHGVEAYKIATELRNSNVAAVVWSDWGAFKLESYDATNYNARLLMEAGVVTSLHSDDAEISTRMNWEAGKLLRSGVDEVQAMSTVTNQAARAIAIQDRVGSLEAGKDADFVIWNGNPLSQFTRAEQTWVDGRRYFSLEEDAQLRAEVDRQRNSLIQAVIAASSEGNTPNRPARASGQERQ from the coding sequence GTGATTCGCTCCCTCGTTGGTGTTGGCCTGCTGATGGCAGGCGCACTCCACGCTCAGCAGACCTCGCGCACCGAGCCGGTCACGGCGCTGCGCGACAACAGTTCCGGCTTCCACGCTCTCGTCGGCGCACGCGTCGTCACCGCCCCGGGGCAGGTGCTGCAGAACGCGACAATCGTCATCCGCAACGGGCTGATCGTCTCGGTCGGGGCGAACGCGCAGGCGCCCGCGGGCGCCCGGGTCTGGGACCTGAAGGGTCAGACGGTCTATCCTGGCTTCATCGATGCCCACGCTGACCTTGGCGTCGGCGAAGTGCCTGAGGGCGGCGACGTGGGCCCGACGCACTGGAACCCGCAGGTGCGCGCCTGGTACAGCACCGCCTCCACCTTCCGCGATGACAGCACCCGCCGGCGCAGCCTGCGGTCGTTGGGCTTCGGGACGGCGCTGGCGGTGCCCAAGCAGGGCATCTTCCGCGGCAAGGCGTCGGTGGTGAACCTCAGCGACGCGGGCGTCCGCGAGCGCGTGCTGCGCGCGGACCTGGTGCAGTCGGTCGGCTTCCAGCGCTCCTTCACGCTCGGCGGCAGCTATCCGAACTCCGCGATGGGCACCATCGCGCTGATGAAGCAGACCTGGATGGATGCGGAGTGGTACATCCGCGCCTGGGCGGCCTACGAGCGCAGCGGGCGGGCGATCCTGCCGCCGGAGACCAGCGAAGCGCTCGCCGCGCTGCGCGGCAGCGTGCAAGGCCAGCAGCCCGTGCTGTTCCAGACGGGAAGCGAGGAGGAATACCTCCGCGCCCAGGCCATTGCGACCGAGTTCAAGCTCGTGCCGTGGTACCGCGGCAGCGGTGAGGAGTACCGACTCCTCGACGTGCTGCGCGGCCGCAGCCAACCGCTGATCATCCCGCTCAACTTCCCGGACGCGCCTGAGGTGGGCAGCCCGGAGTCGGCGCTGAACGTGTCGCTCGGCCAGCTGCGGCACTGGTATCTCGCGCCGACCAACGCGGCGCAGCTCGCCAGCGCCGGCGTGCCGTTCGCCATCACCACCGATGGTCTCTCGTCGCTCAACCAGTTCCTGCCGAACCTGCGCATCGCCGTCGCGCGCGGGCTCACGCCGGACCGGGCCTTGGCCGCGCTGACGACCGTGCCGGCCGGCTGGCTCGGCATCGAGCGCACGCACGGCACGATTACCGCCGGCAAGGTGGCGAACCTCGTCGTCACCGACGGCGACCTGTTCACTGAGGAGTCCAGCATTCGCGACGTGTGGGTGCAGGGCACGCGCTACGGCGTGACGCGCGCACCGCAGATCGACCCGCGCGGCACCTGGAACATCGTCACCGACGACGCGGCAGGATTCCCCGCGACGCTGCGCCTCGAGGGCCCGCTGAACCGCGTGCGCGGGAACATCGAGCTGCCCAACCGCCGCCCGATCAATCTCACCGCCGCGCGCATCATCGCGGAGACGGGCCGCATCGAAGCGACCTTCGACGGCGAGCCGCTCGGCTACCAAGGCACCATCCTCCTCACCGGCTCCGTGCGCGGTGAGGAGTTCTTCGGCTGGATGTCCCTGCCCAACGGCGCCGACCCGGCGTACCGCGGCACGCGGACCGAGACGGTAGAGGATGCCGCTCGCGGCACCGTCGCCTCCCGCGTCCCGCAACTGGAACTGCCTTGGCTGCGTCCGTCGATGGAGTACGGCCGCGCCACGCCGCCGGAGCAGCCGGCGAACCTGATCATCCGCAACGCCACCATCTGGACCCAGGGCCCGCAGGGGCGGCTCGAGAATGCCGACCTGCTCGTGCGCGCCGGCAAGGTCGTGCAGGTGGGCCAGCGCCTGACGGCGCCGCGCGGCGCCGTGGAGATCGACGCCACCGGCAAGCACGTGACGCCGGGCCTGATCGACCCGCACACGCACACCGGCGTCAGCTCCGTGAACGAGAGCGGCTTCGCGATCGTCCCGGAAGTCGATATGGGCGACGTACTGACGCACAACAACGTCTGGATGTACCGCCAGCTCGCCGGCGGCCTCACCACGCAGATGGTGAAGCACGGCTCGGCGAACCCGATCGGCGGCGAAAACGTGTTCGTGAAGAACCGCTGGGGCTCGCTGCCCGACCAGCTGCGCTTCGAGAACGCGCCGCGCACCGTGAAGTTCGCGCTCGGTGAGAACCCGAAGCGCAGCCCCAACCGCTACCCGAACACGCGGATGGGCGTGCAGGAGATCATCCGCGACCACTTCCTCGCTGCGCGAGACTACAAGGCGGAGTGGGATCGCTGGAACGCGGACCGCACCAAGGCCGGCATTCCGCCGCGCCGCGACCTGCGGATGGAGGCGCTGGTGGACATCCTCGAACAGCGCTTGCTGGTGTCTTCGCACGGCTACCGCGCCGACGAGTTCCTGGCGCTGGTGCGCCTGGCCGAGGAGTTCGGCTTCCGCGTGCAGACGCTGCAGCACGGCGTCGAGGCGTACAAGATCGCCACCGAGCTGCGGAACTCGAACGTCGCGGCCGTGGTGTGGAGCGACTGGGGCGCGTTCAAGCTCGAGTCGTATGATGCCACGAACTACAACGCGCGCCTGCTGATGGAAGCCGGCGTCGTGACGTCGCTGCACTCGGACGACGCCGAGATCTCCACGCGAATGAACTGGGAGGCCGGCAAGCTGCTGCGCTCGGGCGTGGACGAGGTCCAGGCGATGTCCACGGTCACGAACCAGGCGGCGCGTGCCATCGCCATCCAGGACCGCGTCGGCTCGCTGGAGGCCGGCAAGGACGCCGACTTCGTGATCTGGAACGGCAACCCGCTCTCGCAGTTCACGCGCGCGGAGCAGACCTGGGTGGACGGCCGCCGCTACTTCTCGCTCGAGGAAGACGCCCAGTTGCGGGCGGAAGTCGACCGCCAACGCAATTCGCTGATCCAGGCGGTCATCGCCGCCAGCTCGGAAGGCAACACCCCCAATCGTCCGGCGCGTGCGTCCGGTCAGGAGCGCCAGTAA
- the cphA gene encoding cyanophycin synthetase, with product MRILERSVYVGPSLYAHFPVIRLTLDLGALEAWPTSRLGATFIAGLVDALPGLREHGCSYGEVGGFIRRMTEDEGTWLGHVLEHVAIELQNAAGIPVTFGKTRGTGVDGQYHVVYEYEQRDEGLEAGELAMRLLGSLLPEAIRPNGLVPTDWDWARERDAFIRFAQRRALGPSTASLVHAAHERGIPFMRLNNQSLVQLGHGKYQQRIQATVTGRTPHIAVELAGDKEETNKILGQLGLPVPKQELVQSEEAALRAARRIGFPVVVKPYNGNHGRAVAIHLTTDEQVRDAFRAAQEISRSVIVESFQVGDDHRLLVVNGILVAATRRTPGHVVGDGQHSIAQLVEIVNQDPRRGVGHEKVLTRLALDDQAQRLLAKKGYSAETVPPAGEIVSLRSTANLSTGGTATDVTDIIHPDNREMAERAIKAIGLDVGGVDFLTPDITESYRKHGGAICEVNAAPGFRMHSAPSEGKPRDVAGPVIDMLFPPGTAASVPIAAVTGTNGKTTTARMLAHICKMAGFTPGLTTTDGVYIDGQRTVEGDMTGPVATQLVLADPTIDVAVLEVARGGLLRAGMGTPYVDVGAVLNVRSDHLGMKGIDSLEALAEVKRIIVEVARDTAVLNADDPLVLKMAAYTEAKHLCYVTTNPGHALVREHIRAGGRAASLESGVNGQMITLYDKGAHIPLLWTHLIPATMEGRAMHNVQNAMVAAAMAFSMGLKLETIRQGLRTFDTTFFQAPGRANVFNEHPFKVILDYGHNAHAVEAMCQLAQRLDVTGRRIVVLAGPGDRRDEDLIEIARTAAGKFDHYICRRDDGLRGREPDEVPRIIVQALRDAGVPEAQIQMIPDEQEAVDRALRMARAGDLLLVFGDEITRSWKQIIHFRPDGTQRPVTAEHAIPRVTEPAPAPAALLGDLSSLVRDERGVRLARESDD from the coding sequence ATGCGAATCCTCGAACGCTCGGTCTATGTGGGCCCGTCGCTGTACGCGCACTTCCCGGTCATCCGGCTCACGCTCGACCTCGGCGCGCTCGAGGCCTGGCCCACCAGCCGACTCGGCGCGACGTTCATCGCGGGACTGGTCGACGCCCTCCCCGGCCTACGCGAGCACGGCTGCTCCTATGGCGAGGTCGGCGGCTTCATCCGCCGAATGACCGAGGACGAGGGCACCTGGCTCGGACACGTCCTCGAGCACGTCGCCATCGAACTGCAGAATGCCGCCGGCATCCCCGTGACCTTCGGCAAGACCCGTGGCACCGGCGTCGACGGGCAGTACCACGTGGTGTACGAGTACGAACAGCGCGACGAGGGCCTCGAGGCCGGCGAGCTCGCGATGCGGCTCCTGGGCTCGTTGCTCCCCGAGGCGATCCGTCCCAACGGTCTTGTCCCCACGGATTGGGACTGGGCGAGAGAGCGCGACGCGTTCATCCGCTTTGCGCAGCGACGCGCGCTCGGACCCAGCACGGCCTCGTTGGTGCACGCGGCCCACGAACGCGGCATCCCGTTTATGCGACTGAACAACCAGTCGCTGGTCCAGTTGGGACACGGCAAGTACCAGCAGCGCATCCAGGCCACCGTCACCGGACGCACGCCGCATATCGCCGTCGAACTGGCGGGAGACAAAGAGGAAACGAACAAGATCCTCGGGCAGCTCGGGCTGCCTGTTCCCAAGCAGGAGTTGGTGCAGAGCGAGGAGGCGGCCCTACGCGCGGCGCGGCGCATCGGGTTTCCCGTCGTGGTAAAGCCGTACAACGGCAATCACGGGCGCGCCGTCGCCATCCATCTCACCACCGACGAGCAGGTGCGCGACGCCTTCCGCGCGGCGCAGGAGATCTCACGCTCCGTCATCGTCGAGAGCTTCCAAGTCGGCGACGACCATCGTTTGTTGGTCGTGAACGGCATCCTCGTCGCTGCGACGCGGCGCACCCCGGGGCACGTGGTGGGCGACGGGCAGCACAGCATCGCCCAATTGGTGGAGATCGTGAACCAGGACCCGCGGCGCGGCGTGGGCCACGAGAAGGTCCTGACGCGCCTCGCGCTCGACGACCAGGCGCAGCGCCTGCTCGCCAAGAAGGGGTACAGTGCGGAGACGGTGCCGCCAGCCGGCGAGATCGTCTCCCTGCGGTCCACCGCCAACCTGTCCACCGGCGGCACTGCCACGGACGTCACCGATATCATCCATCCCGACAACCGCGAGATGGCCGAGCGCGCGATCAAGGCGATCGGATTGGACGTGGGCGGCGTGGATTTCCTGACGCCGGACATCACCGAGTCGTACCGCAAACACGGCGGCGCCATCTGCGAGGTGAACGCCGCGCCGGGCTTCCGGATGCACAGCGCCCCCAGCGAAGGGAAGCCGCGCGATGTCGCCGGCCCGGTGATCGATATGCTCTTCCCGCCGGGCACGGCGGCCAGCGTGCCGATCGCCGCCGTCACCGGCACCAACGGCAAGACAACGACCGCACGGATGCTCGCGCACATCTGCAAGATGGCGGGTTTCACGCCCGGGCTCACGACCACCGACGGCGTGTACATCGACGGCCAGCGCACGGTGGAGGGCGATATGACCGGCCCCGTCGCCACGCAGCTGGTGCTCGCCGACCCCACCATCGACGTGGCGGTGCTCGAGGTCGCCCGCGGCGGCCTCCTCCGCGCCGGAATGGGCACGCCCTACGTGGACGTCGGCGCCGTGCTCAACGTGCGCTCCGACCACCTCGGAATGAAGGGCATCGACTCGCTGGAGGCGCTCGCCGAGGTCAAGCGCATCATCGTCGAGGTCGCGCGCGACACCGCCGTGCTCAATGCTGACGACCCGCTGGTGCTCAAGATGGCGGCCTACACCGAGGCCAAGCATCTCTGCTACGTGACCACCAACCCCGGCCACGCGCTGGTGCGCGAGCACATCCGCGCCGGCGGCCGCGCCGCTTCGCTCGAGAGCGGCGTGAACGGACAGATGATCACCCTCTACGACAAGGGCGCGCACATCCCCCTGCTCTGGACGCACTTGATCCCGGCCACGATGGAAGGCCGAGCGATGCACAACGTGCAGAACGCGATGGTCGCTGCGGCGATGGCCTTCTCGATGGGCCTGAAGCTCGAGACCATCCGCCAGGGCCTGCGCACCTTCGACACGACCTTCTTTCAGGCCCCGGGCCGCGCGAACGTCTTCAACGAGCATCCGTTCAAGGTCATCCTCGACTACGGGCACAACGCCCACGCCGTGGAGGCGATGTGCCAGCTGGCGCAGCGGCTTGACGTCACGGGCCGTCGCATCGTCGTGCTCGCCGGCCCCGGCGACCGCCGCGACGAGGACCTCATCGAGATCGCCCGCACCGCGGCCGGCAAGTTCGATCACTACATCTGCCGGCGCGACGACGGCCTGCGTGGCCGGGAGCCCGACGAGGTCCCGCGCATCATCGTGCAGGCGCTGCGCGATGCTGGCGTACCAGAGGCACAGATCCAGATGATTCCGGACGAACAGGAAGCCGTGGACCGCGCGCTGCGGATGGCCCGCGCCGGCGACCTCCTGCTGGTCTTCGGCGACGAAATCACGCGCAGTTGGAAGCAGATCATCCACTTCCGCCCGGACGGCACGCAACGTCCCGTGACCGCCGAGCACGCCATCCCGCGCGTAACCGAACCCGCACCGGCGCCTGCCGCCCTGCTCGGCGATCTCTCGTCGCTGGTGCGCGATGAGCGCGGCGTGCGCCTCGCACGCGAGAGCGACGACTGA
- the iadA gene encoding beta-aspartyl-peptidase, with protein sequence MLRLLRNADVYAPEPRGLCHLLVAGPRIAWIGRDRPALDASLGAEIVDLEGQRIIPGLIDPHVHLTGGGGEAGAHTKVPPLSLSQFTRGGITTIVALLGTDDATRHPRELVAAVHGIRTEGLSAWNWTAGYHVPPVTITGSVRSDIAMVDCIIGAKTAISDHRSSQPTRDELLRLASEAHVGGLMTGKAGLVHLHVGDGPRGLDPIRDALAHSELPPRVFNPTHVNRKRALFDEAIAIARTGVHVDVTAFPVADGEDAWSAEDALVKYFDAGAPSERITISSDGGGCLPTFDADGRVTAMDVGSPGALAYTLRRLLATGVPLERALPVFTSNAAALLRLPRKGQLTVGADADLVTLDSDGGIRDVMAMGEWMVRDGAPTARGSFEPRAAVHA encoded by the coding sequence GTGCTCCGTCTCCTCCGCAACGCCGACGTCTACGCCCCCGAACCACGCGGCCTCTGCCACCTCCTCGTGGCGGGCCCTCGCATTGCCTGGATCGGCCGCGACCGCCCCGCATTGGACGCCTCGCTCGGCGCGGAGATCGTCGACCTCGAAGGCCAGCGCATCATCCCGGGGTTGATTGACCCGCACGTGCACCTGACCGGCGGCGGGGGCGAGGCTGGCGCGCACACCAAAGTCCCGCCGCTCTCCCTCTCGCAGTTCACCCGCGGCGGCATCACCACCATCGTCGCCCTGCTCGGCACCGACGATGCCACACGCCACCCGCGCGAACTCGTCGCCGCCGTCCACGGCATCCGCACCGAAGGCCTCTCGGCCTGGAACTGGACCGCCGGCTACCACGTCCCGCCGGTGACCATCACCGGTAGCGTCCGCAGCGACATCGCGATGGTGGACTGCATCATCGGCGCCAAGACCGCCATCAGCGACCACCGCTCCAGCCAACCGACGCGCGATGAACTGCTCCGCCTCGCCAGCGAAGCCCACGTCGGCGGCCTGATGACCGGCAAGGCCGGACTCGTGCACCTGCACGTCGGCGACGGCCCACGCGGGCTCGATCCGATCCGCGACGCACTGGCCCACTCGGAACTGCCGCCGCGCGTATTCAATCCCACGCACGTGAACCGCAAGCGCGCCCTCTTCGACGAAGCCATCGCCATCGCCCGCACGGGCGTGCACGTGGACGTCACGGCCTTCCCGGTGGCCGACGGCGAGGACGCCTGGAGCGCCGAGGATGCCTTGGTGAAGTACTTCGACGCCGGTGCGCCGAGTGAGCGCATCACCATCAGCTCCGACGGCGGAGGCTGCCTGCCGACCTTCGACGCCGATGGCCGCGTGACTGCTATGGATGTGGGCTCGCCGGGAGCGCTGGCCTACACCCTGCGCCGGCTGCTCGCCACCGGCGTCCCGCTCGAGCGCGCGCTGCCGGTTTTCACCAGCAACGCGGCCGCGCTGCTGCGCCTGCCGCGGAAGGGACAGCTCACGGTCGGCGCCGATGCCGACCTCGTGACCCTCGACTCCGACGGAGGAATCCGCGACGTGATGGCGATGGGAGAATGGATGGTCCGTGACGGCGCGCCCACGGCGCGCGGCAGCTTCGAGCCTCGCGCGGCGGTGCACGCGTGA
- a CDS encoding aminotransferase class V-fold PLP-dependent enzyme produces MGMTSRRNFLRHAAVASAASVVLPVGIAAAAPSREVLAIAAARAGRPLPTPPAGTPQQGAQDEAYWREVAAQYAVTDATTNLEAGYWGMMAAPVLAAYHRNVDRVNRESSYFARREYPAIAGEVRRKVAAALGVSPGEIAFARNATEALQSIIGQYNRLQPGDTVLYADLDYPAMQMAMNALAERRGATVATLDLPEPATREALIAAYTRALDAHPRTRLLLLTHPSNKNGLMLPLRELTDLARARGVDTVLDAAHAFGQVPLALPDTGVTFAGANLHKWVGAPIGVAVLYIRADALGRIDRAHGDDGPLEHIDSRIHTGTANFAAMMTVTDALDFQERIGIPRKAARLRYLRDAWVGPAREIPGVDVITPDDPALSGAIASFRVRGNGDAAFNAALARRLLDEFGIFTVARSGLAKGDCVRVTPALYSTPADTAKLVTALRALAARG; encoded by the coding sequence TTGGGGATGACTTCCCGCCGCAACTTCCTGCGCCACGCCGCCGTCGCCTCGGCCGCGTCCGTCGTACTTCCTGTCGGCATCGCCGCCGCCGCGCCCTCGCGCGAGGTGCTCGCGATCGCCGCCGCGCGCGCCGGACGCCCGCTTCCGACGCCCCCTGCGGGTACGCCGCAGCAGGGGGCGCAGGACGAGGCCTACTGGCGGGAGGTCGCCGCGCAGTACGCCGTCACCGACGCCACGACGAACCTCGAGGCCGGCTACTGGGGGATGATGGCCGCGCCCGTGCTCGCCGCCTACCATCGTAACGTGGACCGCGTCAACCGCGAGAGTTCGTACTTTGCGCGGCGTGAGTATCCGGCGATCGCCGGCGAGGTGCGCCGCAAGGTGGCTGCCGCGCTCGGCGTGAGCCCCGGTGAGATTGCTTTCGCACGCAATGCCACCGAGGCGCTGCAGTCCATCATCGGCCAATACAATCGCCTGCAGCCGGGCGATACCGTGCTCTACGCCGACCTCGACTACCCCGCGATGCAGATGGCGATGAACGCGCTCGCCGAACGTCGCGGCGCGACGGTGGCTACTCTCGACCTGCCTGAGCCCGCCACGCGCGAGGCGCTTATCGCCGCGTACACGCGCGCGCTCGACGCGCATCCGCGCACGCGACTGTTGCTGCTCACGCACCCGAGCAACAAGAACGGGCTGATGCTGCCGTTGCGCGAGCTCACCGACCTCGCCCGTGCGCGCGGCGTGGACACCGTGCTCGACGCCGCGCACGCCTTCGGGCAGGTGCCGCTGGCGCTGCCCGACACCGGGGTCACGTTCGCCGGCGCCAACCTGCACAAGTGGGTCGGCGCGCCGATCGGCGTCGCCGTCCTGTACATCCGCGCAGACGCGCTCGGCCGCATTGACCGCGCGCACGGTGACGACGGGCCGCTCGAGCACATCGACAGCCGCATCCACACCGGCACTGCGAACTTCGCCGCGATGATGACCGTCACCGACGCGCTGGACTTCCAGGAGCGCATCGGGATCCCGCGCAAGGCGGCGCGACTGCGGTATCTGCGCGACGCGTGGGTAGGGCCCGCGCGGGAGATTCCCGGCGTTGATGTCATCACCCCGGACGATCCCGCGCTCTCGGGCGCGATTGCGAGCTTCCGCGTGCGCGGGAACGGCGACGCGGCGTTCAACGCTGCCCTGGCGCGGCGGCTGCTCGACGAGTTCGGGATCTTCACGGTCGCGCGGTCGGGGCTGGCCAAGGGCGACTGCGTACGCGTGACGCCGGCGCTGTACAGCACGCCGGCGGACACGGCCAAGCTGGTGACCGCGCTCCGGGCGCTGGCCGCGCGCGGATGA
- a CDS encoding cyanophycinase codes for MTPSPTPNGATRGWIIPIGGGEEKENNPLILERFVQLCGGRDARIVVIPTASKLADTGARYDRIFRDLGAAEVEVMDFDTRRDGNEQGRVAAIKACDGVFLTGGNQMRLATTIGGTAVAKALREHNANGGHVAGTSAGASFLSEHMIAFGDDGRTPHAGSVTLAPGLGLTNRVIIDQHFTQRGRLGRLITALAFNPFLIGMGIDEDTAAFIGPDQTVEVEGSGTITIVDSSKLSFSSMDRAGADDSVAMLGLTMHVLVRGTTFNLHTRVASAGTLAGSKT; via the coding sequence GTGACCCCTTCACCAACCCCCAACGGCGCCACGCGCGGCTGGATCATCCCGATCGGCGGCGGCGAGGAAAAGGAGAACAACCCGCTGATCCTCGAGCGCTTCGTGCAGCTCTGCGGCGGGCGGGATGCCAGGATCGTCGTCATCCCGACGGCGTCCAAGCTGGCCGACACCGGCGCACGCTACGACCGCATCTTTCGCGACCTCGGGGCCGCCGAGGTGGAGGTAATGGACTTCGACACGCGGCGGGACGGCAACGAACAAGGCCGCGTCGCCGCCATCAAGGCCTGTGACGGCGTGTTCCTCACCGGCGGCAACCAAATGCGGCTCGCCACGACCATCGGCGGCACGGCCGTGGCCAAGGCCCTGCGCGAGCACAACGCCAACGGCGGGCACGTGGCCGGCACCAGCGCCGGCGCCAGCTTCCTGAGCGAGCATATGATTGCCTTCGGTGACGACGGCCGCACGCCACACGCCGGCTCCGTGACGCTCGCCCCGGGCCTGGGTCTCACCAACCGGGTCATCATCGACCAGCACTTCACCCAGCGCGGGCGGCTGGGCCGGCTGATCACCGCACTGGCCTTCAATCCCTTCCTCATCGGAATGGGGATCGACGAGGACACCGCTGCCTTCATCGGCCCTGACCAGACCGTGGAGGTCGAAGGCAGCGGTACGATTACCATCGTGGACTCGTCCAAGCTCAGCTTCTCGTCGATGGACCGTGCCGGCGCCGACGACTCGGTGGCGATGCTGGGCCTGACGATGCACGTCCTCGTCCGCGGCACCACGTTCAACCTGCATACCCGCGTCGCCTCGGCCGGGACCCTCGCGGGGAGCAAGACTTAG